A window from Mixophyes fleayi isolate aMixFle1 chromosome 12, aMixFle1.hap1, whole genome shotgun sequence encodes these proteins:
- the LOC142109265 gene encoding uncharacterized protein LOC142109265, producing the protein MPREIVEGINVQDTDSPSFAQGVDSPGPQLSPIPTATPPPSVRDSATEEQAGPSSYQAPQVESLQMSPEPDEQTIITLETVDAPVSGFQDVAPGPAEAPAHQQPAPQSMDPAREMAQSIGAFQQQQSVFMESQTRNISQIAAQLRRIHRTNSQIPAAINRLANAWEQSNLQMAQMTGAVEALNSSVREGNANLTRLAGQLQQELIARLPAPFSSATTSTASTPSRSAQSTPPRRGARTRGGRGRGESGARHSDMQAKRRR; encoded by the exons atgccccgtgaaatagtggagggaattaatgtgcaagacacagattcgccctcgtttgcccaaggagttg attcacctggaccacagttgagtcccattcctacagctacacctccaccttcagtcagagattcggccacagaagagcaagcag ggccctcttcataccaggcacctcaggtggagtccctccaaatgtcccctgagccagatgagcaaaccataatcaccctggaaacagtggatgcccctgtgtctggtttccaggatgttgcacctggccctgctgaagccccagcacaccagcagccggcacctcagagtatggacccagcccgtgaaatggcgcagtctattggtgctttccagcagcagcaatcagtcttcatggagagccaaactcgcaacatttcccaaattgcggcccagttgaggcggatacaccgcacaaatagccaaattcctgctgcaatcaatcgtctggctaatgcctgggagcaatccaatctgcagatggcccaaatgactggggctgtggaggcattaaattcctccgttcgcgaggggaatgcgaacctgacccggctggcaggccaactgcagcaagaactcattgcccgcttgcctgcacccttttcctcggccaccacaagtaccgctagtacgccaagcagatcggcacagagtactcctccaaggagaggtgctcgcaccaggggtgggcgaggcagaggagagagtggggcaagacatagcgatatgcaagcaaaaaggcgtcgctag
- the HAUS2 gene encoding HAUS augmin-like complex subunit 2, whose protein sequence is MAANPWDPVQPTAAALLIERCLGAGVLTQTDLDQAWEETACFSRVEELEKIYAVKAEIDQKTIELELLRLEKETADIAHPFFLSQKYDALQTINSHLEAVLREKHSLRQRLAKPLCQENLPIEASYHRFAAELLPLAVKFIEKLEVYIQTIHTIPQIPECAKNLDNALARIESLEADLEGVTEQILTWREKENKLLQSNFQVNAEARYSSIKESTTYLTMENLHH, encoded by the exons ATGGCGGCCAATCCCTGGGATCCTGTCCAGCCAACAGCAGCTGCTTTACTGATTGAGAGGTGCCTCGGGGCTGGAGTCCTAACACAG ACTGACCTGGACCAAGCATGGGAGGAGACCGCGTGCTTTAGTCGTGTAGAAGAGCTGGAGAAGATATATGCCGTTAAAGCTGAAATCGACCAG AAGACCATCGAACTAGAATTGCTGAGACTCGAGAAAGAGACGGCAGATATCGCTCATCCATTTTTTCTCA GTCAGAAATATGATGCCCTGCAAACAATAAACAGCCACTTGGAGGCAGTGTTGAGAGAGAAACACAGTCTGAGGCAGAGACTGGCTAAACCATTGTGCCAGGAGAACTTGCCTATTGAAGCTTCGTATCACAG GTTTGCTGCTGAACTGTTACCGCTTGCTGTTAAATTCATCGAGAAGCTAGAAGTTTATATCCAGACCATCCACACAATTCCACAGATACCAGAATGTGCTAAAAACTTG GATAATGCTTTGGCAAGGATAGAATCTCTCGAGGCAGATCTAGAAGGGGTGACTGAACAGATCTTGACgtggagagaaaaagaaaataaactactCCAGAGCAACTTCCAGGTCAATGCTGAAGCACGATATAGCAGTATAAAAGAATCTACTACTTATTTGACAATGGAAAATCTGCACCATTAA